Proteins from a genomic interval of Erwinia sp. SLM-02:
- the lon gene encoding endopeptidase La, with protein MNPERSERIEIPVLPLRDVVVYPHMVIPLFVGREKSIRCLEAAMDHDKKIMLVAQKEASTDEPGINDLFSVGTVASILQMLKLPDGTVKVLVEGLQRAHITTLSDNGDHFAAQAELLESPEIEEREQEVLVRTAINQFEGYIKLNKKIPPEVLTSLNSIDDAARLADTVAAHMPLKLADKQSVLEMSDVNERLEYLMAMMESEIDLLQVEKRIRNRVKKQMEKSQREYYLNEQMKAIQKELGEMDDAPDENEALKRKIDAAKMPKEAKDKTEAELQKLKMMSPMSAEATVVRGYIDWMVQVPWNARSKVKKDLLKAQETLDTDHFGLERVKDRILEYLAVQSRVSKIKGPILCLVGPPGVGKTSLGQSIAKATGRKYVRMALGGVRDEAEIRGHRRTYIGSMPGKLIQKMAKVGVKNPLFLLDEIDKMSSDMRGDPASALLEVLDPEQNIAFNDHYLEVDYDLSDVMFVATSNSMNIPAPLLDRMEVIRLSGYTEDEKLNIAKQHLLPKQIERNALKKNEISVDDSAIVGIIRYYTREAGVRSLERELSKLCRKAVKSLLMDKSLKRIEINGDNLKDFLGVQRFDYGRADSENRVGQVTGLAWTEVGGDLLTIETACVPGKGKLTYTGSLGEVMQESIQAALTVVRARADKLGINGDFYEKRDIHVHVPEGATPKDGPSAGIAMCTALVSCLTGNPVRADVAMTGEITLRGQVLPIGGLKEKLLAAHRGGIKTVLIPDENKRDLEEIPDNVIADLKIHPVKRIEEVLELALQNAPSGMQVVTEK; from the coding sequence ATGAATCCTGAGCGTTCTGAACGCATTGAAATCCCTGTGTTGCCGTTGCGTGACGTAGTGGTTTATCCGCACATGGTCATTCCGTTGTTTGTTGGTCGCGAAAAATCCATTCGCTGCCTTGAAGCCGCCATGGATCATGACAAAAAGATCATGCTGGTCGCTCAGAAAGAAGCTTCAACGGATGAACCGGGCATTAACGACCTCTTCTCAGTCGGGACCGTCGCCTCCATTTTACAGATGCTGAAACTCCCGGACGGCACGGTGAAAGTGCTGGTAGAGGGTTTACAGCGTGCTCATATCACGACTTTATCCGACAACGGTGACCATTTTGCCGCGCAGGCAGAGTTGCTTGAGTCCCCGGAAATTGAAGAACGCGAGCAGGAAGTGCTGGTGCGTACGGCGATCAATCAGTTTGAAGGCTACATCAAGCTGAACAAAAAGATCCCACCGGAAGTGCTGACTTCGCTCAACAGCATCGATGATGCTGCGCGCCTGGCCGATACCGTGGCGGCACACATGCCGCTGAAGCTGGCTGATAAACAGTCCGTGCTGGAAATGTCCGACGTTAATGAACGTCTGGAATATCTGATGGCGATGATGGAGTCGGAAATCGACCTGCTGCAGGTTGAGAAACGCATCCGTAACCGCGTGAAAAAACAGATGGAAAAAAGCCAGCGTGAGTACTATCTGAATGAGCAGATGAAGGCCATTCAGAAAGAGCTGGGCGAAATGGACGACGCGCCTGACGAAAATGAAGCGCTGAAGCGTAAGATTGACGCGGCCAAAATGCCGAAAGAGGCAAAAGATAAAACCGAAGCCGAACTGCAGAAGCTGAAAATGATGTCGCCGATGTCGGCTGAAGCTACCGTGGTGCGTGGTTATATCGACTGGATGGTTCAGGTACCGTGGAATGCGCGCAGTAAGGTGAAAAAAGATCTGCTTAAGGCGCAGGAAACGCTGGATACCGACCATTTCGGCCTTGAGCGAGTGAAAGACCGCATCCTTGAGTATTTAGCCGTACAGAGCCGCGTCAGCAAAATCAAAGGCCCGATCCTGTGCCTGGTTGGGCCTCCGGGCGTGGGTAAAACCTCACTGGGGCAGTCGATTGCCAAAGCCACCGGACGTAAGTACGTGCGTATGGCGCTGGGTGGCGTGCGTGATGAAGCGGAAATTCGCGGTCACCGTCGTACCTATATCGGTTCGATGCCAGGCAAGCTAATCCAGAAAATGGCGAAAGTTGGGGTGAAAAACCCGCTGTTCCTGCTGGATGAGATCGACAAAATGTCTTCTGACATGCGTGGCGATCCGGCTTCAGCGTTGCTGGAAGTGCTTGATCCCGAGCAAAACATTGCCTTTAACGATCACTATCTGGAAGTCGACTACGATCTCTCCGATGTGATGTTTGTGGCCACGTCTAACTCAATGAACATTCCGGCTCCGCTGCTGGATCGTATGGAAGTGATCCGTCTTTCCGGCTATACCGAAGACGAAAAGCTGAACATCGCCAAACAGCACCTGCTGCCGAAACAGATTGAACGTAACGCGCTGAAGAAAAATGAAATTTCAGTTGATGACAGCGCTATCGTTGGCATCATCCGCTACTACACGCGTGAAGCGGGTGTGCGTAGCCTTGAGCGCGAACTGTCCAAACTGTGCCGGAAAGCGGTGAAATCGCTGCTGATGGATAAGTCGCTGAAGCGTATTGAAATCAACGGCGACAACCTGAAAGACTTCCTCGGCGTACAGCGCTTTGACTACGGCCGCGCCGACAGTGAAAACCGCGTGGGTCAGGTGACCGGCCTGGCGTGGACGGAAGTGGGCGGCGATCTGCTGACCATTGAAACCGCCTGTGTACCGGGTAAAGGCAAGCTGACCTACACCGGTTCTCTGGGTGAAGTGATGCAGGAGTCCATTCAGGCTGCGCTGACCGTGGTGCGCGCGCGCGCCGACAAGCTGGGCATCAACGGTGACTTCTACGAGAAGCGTGACATCCACGTTCACGTTCCTGAAGGTGCAACGCCGAAAGATGGCCCGAGCGCGGGTATTGCGATGTGTACCGCACTGGTTTCCTGCCTGACGGGTAACCCGGTGCGTGCCGATGTCGCGATGACCGGTGAGATCACCCTGCGTGGTCAGGTTCTGCCGATCGGTGGTCTGAAAGAGAAACTGCTGGCAGCCCATCGCGGTGGGATCAAAACGGTCTTAATTCCGGACGAAAACAAGCGCGATCTGGAAGAGATCCCGGATAACGTCATTGCCGATCTTAAGATCCACCCGGTGAAGCGTATCGAAGAAGTTCTGGAGCTGGCCCTGCAAAATGCCCCTTCCGGCATGCAGGTTGTCACCGAAAAATAG
- the hupB gene encoding nucleoid-associated protein HU-beta: protein MNKSQLIDKIAANADISKAAAGRVLDAFIASVTDSLQAGDEVALVGFGTFSVRERSERTGRNPQTGKEITIPAGKVPGFRAGKALKDAVN from the coding sequence GTGAACAAGTCACAGTTGATCGACAAAATTGCTGCAAACGCAGATATTTCCAAAGCTGCAGCCGGACGTGTACTGGATGCGTTTATTGCCTCTGTTACCGATTCTCTTCAGGCTGGCGACGAAGTGGCGCTGGTAGGCTTCGGCACCTTCTCCGTGCGTGAGCGTTCAGAGCGTACGGGCCGTAACCCGCAAACAGGTAAAGAAATTACTATCCCTGCGGGCAAAGTACCGGGCTTCCGTGCCGGTAAAGCGCTGAAAGACGCGGTTAACTAA
- the ppiD gene encoding peptidylprolyl isomerase yields MMDNLRAASNHVVLKIILGLIILSFVLTGVGGYLTGGSGDYAAKVNGQEISRAQLERAFSNERARQQQMLGEQFSALAGNEGYMQQIRQQALSQLTDEILLDQYAKNIGLAISDDQIKQAIFTQPAFQTNGKFDNAKYLGLIGNMGFTADQYAEALRKQLTTQQLIKSVTGTDFVLGSESDALAALISQQRLVREVTINVGELAAKQVVTPEEINNYYQQNKNNFMSPEQFRVSYIKLDAASMQGQVSESEIQGWYDEHQQDYTQPQRNRYSIIQTKTEAEAQSVLDALKNGGDFAALAKEKSADPISARQGGDMGWLEPDTTPDELKNSGLKEKGQLSGVIKSSVGFIIARLDDIQPQQIKALAEVHDDIAAKVKQEKAVDAYYKLQQKVSDAANNDTESLASAEDVAGVKAVETGWFSHDSLPAELNFKPVQEAIFNGGLAGDNGAPGRNSDIITVDGDRAFVLRISEHKPEAVKPLADVTAQITDTLKQQKAQAAAKSQADKLLADLKAGKGDEALKAAGLSFGETQTLARTGQDALTQSAFALPLPAAGKSSYGVGEDMQGNVVLLALDKVQNGEMPAAQKTALVQGVTQNNAQIAFEALMTNLRKEAKIKYGAAAQAQ; encoded by the coding sequence ATGATGGACAATTTACGCGCGGCCTCGAACCATGTCGTGCTCAAAATTATACTGGGTTTGATCATCCTGTCCTTTGTTCTTACCGGCGTGGGCGGATATCTGACGGGCGGCAGTGGTGATTACGCGGCCAAGGTAAACGGTCAGGAAATCAGCCGTGCTCAGCTTGAGCGAGCCTTCAGCAACGAGCGTGCGCGTCAGCAGCAGATGCTGGGCGAACAATTCTCCGCACTGGCAGGTAACGAAGGCTACATGCAGCAGATACGTCAGCAGGCGCTCTCCCAGCTGACCGACGAAATCCTGCTGGACCAGTATGCGAAAAATATTGGCCTTGCCATCAGCGACGATCAAATCAAGCAGGCAATCTTTACCCAGCCGGCATTCCAGACCAATGGCAAATTTGATAACGCCAAGTATCTGGGCCTGATTGGCAATATGGGCTTTACGGCCGATCAGTATGCGGAAGCGCTGCGCAAGCAGCTGACCACTCAGCAGCTGATTAAGTCCGTTACCGGCACCGACTTTGTTCTGGGTAGCGAAAGCGATGCGCTGGCCGCATTAATTTCCCAGCAGCGCCTGGTGCGTGAAGTGACGATTAACGTCGGTGAGCTGGCTGCTAAACAGGTTGTCACGCCGGAAGAAATTAATAACTACTACCAGCAGAACAAAAACAACTTCATGTCGCCGGAGCAGTTCCGCGTCAGCTACATCAAGCTGGATGCCGCGAGCATGCAGGGGCAGGTCAGCGAGAGCGAAATCCAGGGCTGGTACGATGAGCATCAGCAGGATTACACCCAGCCGCAGCGTAACCGCTACAGCATCATTCAGACCAAAACCGAAGCGGAAGCGCAGTCGGTACTGGATGCGCTGAAAAACGGCGGTGATTTTGCCGCGCTGGCAAAAGAAAAATCAGCCGATCCGATCTCTGCACGTCAGGGGGGCGATATGGGCTGGCTGGAGCCGGACACCACGCCTGACGAGTTGAAAAACTCCGGTCTGAAAGAGAAAGGCCAGCTGTCAGGGGTCATCAAATCCTCCGTAGGCTTTATCATCGCCCGCCTGGACGACATTCAGCCGCAGCAGATTAAAGCTCTGGCCGAGGTTCATGACGATATTGCGGCAAAAGTGAAGCAGGAAAAAGCCGTCGATGCTTACTATAAGCTGCAGCAGAAAGTCAGCGATGCGGCCAACAACGACACTGAATCACTGGCGAGCGCCGAAGACGTGGCCGGTGTTAAAGCGGTTGAGACCGGCTGGTTCAGCCATGACAGCCTGCCAGCCGAGCTGAACTTTAAGCCGGTACAGGAAGCCATCTTTAACGGCGGCCTGGCCGGTGATAATGGTGCTCCGGGCCGTAATTCAGACATTATCACCGTCGATGGCGATCGTGCCTTCGTCCTGCGCATCAGTGAGCATAAGCCAGAAGCCGTGAAGCCGCTGGCCGATGTGACCGCGCAGATTACCGATACCCTGAAGCAGCAGAAAGCGCAGGCGGCCGCGAAGTCGCAGGCGGATAAGCTGCTGGCGGATCTGAAAGCCGGTAAAGGCGATGAGGCACTGAAAGCGGCCGGTCTGAGCTTTGGTGAAACCCAGACGCTGGCCCGTACCGGGCAGGATGCGCTGACGCAGTCCGCCTTTGCGCTGCCGCTGCCTGCCGCGGGCAAATCCTCCTACGGCGTGGGTGAAGATATGCAGGGCAACGTTGTACTGCTGGCGCTGGATAAAGTGCAGAACGGCGAAATGCCAGCGGCACAGAAAACCGCACTGGTTCAGGGCGTGACGCAGAACAATGCGCAGATTGCCTTCGAAGCGCTGATGACTAACCTGCGCAAAGAAGCCAAAATCAAGTACGGTGCGGCTGCTCAGGCACAGTAA
- a CDS encoding ComEA family DNA-binding protein: MFKATLQALSLAFSMALVTPALAAGSAEMPKDVKAETRTEVKTSVPSGGGKSIEDVGGQVSINSATAQELAATLNGVGLKKAESIVSYRDKYGPFSQLDQLTEVPGIGKALVERNLTRIKL, translated from the coding sequence ATGTTTAAAGCAACGCTTCAGGCTCTTTCACTGGCGTTCAGTATGGCGCTTGTCACACCCGCTCTGGCAGCCGGCAGCGCGGAGATGCCAAAGGACGTTAAAGCCGAAACCCGAACGGAAGTGAAAACATCGGTACCGTCGGGAGGTGGAAAGAGCATCGAGGATGTGGGGGGGCAGGTGAGCATTAACAGTGCTACCGCGCAGGAGCTGGCGGCGACGCTGAACGGGGTGGGGCTGAAAAAAGCGGAGTCGATTGTCAGCTATCGTGACAAGTATGGCCCCTTCAGTCAGCTGGATCAGCTGACTGAAGTTCCCGGGATCGGCAAGGCGCTGGTCGAACGTAATCTGACACGAATTAAACTGTGA
- a CDS encoding acyl-CoA thioesterase has translation MQTIIKVRGYHLDVYQHVNNARYLEFLEEARWAWLEETEAFHWMSANHLAFIVVNININYRRPAVLGDVLLIKSKVQQLNGKSGVIAQTVTLQPGGEAVADALLTFVCIDLRTQKAQPMEGELRQRMEAMLALG, from the coding sequence ATGCAGACCATCATCAAAGTTCGTGGTTACCATCTTGATGTCTACCAGCATGTTAACAACGCGCGCTATCTGGAGTTCCTGGAAGAAGCCCGCTGGGCCTGGCTGGAAGAAACGGAAGCTTTTCACTGGATGTCGGCAAATCATCTGGCATTTATCGTGGTGAATATCAACATCAACTATCGCCGGCCCGCAGTGCTCGGCGATGTTCTGCTCATCAAGAGTAAGGTGCAGCAGCTGAATGGTAAAAGCGGCGTGATTGCTCAGACTGTCACGCTGCAGCCAGGCGGTGAGGCGGTGGCGGATGCGCTGCTAACCTTTGTCTGCATCGACCTGCGTACCCAGAAGGCGCAGCCGATGGAAGGCGAATTGCGTCAGAGAATGGAAGCGATGCTGGCGCTGGGTTAA
- the queC gene encoding 7-cyano-7-deazaguanine synthase QueC — MKRAVVVFSGGQDSTTCLIQALQQYDEVHCVTFDYGQRHRAEIDVAQQLSVSLGARAHKVLDVTLLNELAVSSLTRDNIPVPTWDPTSSGLPSTFVPGRNILFLTLAAIYAYQVEAEAVITGVCETDFSGYPDCRDEFVKALNHAVSLGMARDIRFETPLMWLNKAETWALADYWQQLTLVREQTLTCYNGIQGDGCGECAACHLRANGLQEYQHNATAVMQAMKAKTGLV, encoded by the coding sequence ATGAAACGTGCAGTCGTAGTATTCAGCGGTGGTCAGGACTCAACAACCTGTCTGATCCAGGCGCTCCAGCAGTATGACGAAGTCCACTGCGTTACCTTTGATTACGGCCAGCGGCACCGCGCAGAAATTGACGTCGCACAGCAGCTGTCGGTGTCGCTGGGCGCGCGCGCACACAAGGTTCTGGATGTCACCCTGCTTAACGAACTGGCGGTAAGCAGCCTGACCCGCGATAACATCCCGGTGCCCACCTGGGACCCCACCAGCAGCGGTCTGCCGAGTACCTTTGTCCCGGGGCGCAATATTCTCTTCTTAACTCTGGCGGCTATTTACGCCTATCAGGTGGAAGCCGAAGCGGTGATTACCGGCGTGTGTGAAACCGACTTCTCCGGCTATCCTGACTGCCGTGATGAGTTTGTAAAAGCGCTCAATCATGCCGTATCGCTGGGCATGGCACGCGATATCCGTTTTGAAACGCCGCTGATGTGGCTGAACAAGGCGGAGACCTGGGCGCTGGCCGACTACTGGCAGCAGCTTACTCTGGTCCGCGAGCAAACCCTCACCTGCTACAACGGCATCCAGGGCGACGGCTGCGGTGAGTGTGCAGCGTGCCATCTGCGGGCTAACGGCCTGCAGGAGTATCAGCACAACGCCACCGCGGTCATGCAGGCGATGAAGGCAAAAACCGGGCTGGTTTAA
- a CDS encoding SgrR family transcriptional regulator, which translates to MREINRLNQYQRLWQRSEGQPLSSSVSEIASGCFCSERHVRTLLNQWQHAGWLRWEARPGRGKRGTVTFLRSPEALRSEMMLQQLDRGQPQHALQLVPLATEQLSQLLQPFLGGQWQNNQPTLRIPYYRKLDPLRPLQLAGRAEQHLAQQVFSGLSRLSGDDAIPDLAHHWQISDDGLSWFFFLRPQLHWHHGETVNAQQLQQTLLTILASPTGERMLASVKSVSQAHALCLRIDLHRPDYWLAHRLASVCCLLPHPDNPDIGTGPWRLVANSMMLVRLESHGWYHGVHPLMQAVEYWIAPQLFDRELGTSCRHPVQIAIGAQQDLAQLQPVSQRISLGFCYLAIGQRAGLSAAQAQHIMALVHQSGLVEQLPLEEGLISPSGEMLPGWRIPQWKPDRQATLPAKLSLHYHLPVELHAMAIRLQQLLAAQGCRLTLHFHPAKNWQDYPLLAEADLVMGDRLIGEAPVFTLESWLRLDPLWPAIIGKARWQNLLASLNELQQRGDAASRHDAMQAVFQKLMHQATITPLFNYRYQVSAPPDVEGIRLNSWGWFDFSRAWIPPPVDID; encoded by the coding sequence ATGCGTGAAATTAACCGGTTAAATCAATACCAGCGGCTTTGGCAGCGCAGCGAAGGCCAGCCGCTTTCGTCAAGCGTAAGCGAAATCGCCAGCGGCTGTTTTTGTAGTGAGCGCCACGTTCGCACCCTGCTGAATCAGTGGCAGCACGCGGGCTGGCTGCGCTGGGAAGCAAGACCGGGCCGTGGCAAACGCGGAACCGTAACCTTTTTACGTTCGCCTGAAGCGCTGCGCAGCGAAATGATGCTGCAACAGCTCGACCGGGGGCAGCCTCAGCACGCGTTGCAGCTGGTGCCGCTGGCTACCGAACAGCTCAGTCAGCTCCTGCAGCCGTTTCTTGGCGGCCAGTGGCAGAATAACCAGCCGACGCTGCGTATTCCCTATTACCGGAAACTGGATCCTCTACGACCTTTGCAACTGGCAGGGCGCGCAGAGCAGCATCTGGCACAGCAGGTTTTCTCCGGCCTGAGCCGACTGTCCGGGGACGATGCCATTCCCGACCTTGCCCACCACTGGCAGATTAGTGACGACGGCCTGAGCTGGTTTTTTTTCCTGCGCCCCCAGCTGCACTGGCACCACGGTGAAACGGTAAACGCCCAGCAGCTACAGCAGACGCTGTTAACTATCCTCGCAAGCCCGACCGGTGAGCGGATGCTTGCCAGCGTGAAGAGCGTTTCTCAGGCCCATGCGCTTTGTCTGCGCATCGACCTGCACCGGCCCGATTACTGGCTGGCGCATCGTCTGGCCAGCGTCTGCTGCCTGTTACCGCATCCCGACAATCCGGATATCGGTACCGGGCCATGGCGGCTGGTCGCTAATTCGATGATGCTGGTCAGGCTGGAAAGCCACGGCTGGTACCACGGCGTTCATCCGCTGATGCAGGCGGTTGAGTACTGGATTGCACCGCAGCTTTTTGACCGCGAACTCGGTACCAGCTGCCGCCATCCGGTTCAGATAGCAATAGGCGCGCAGCAGGATCTTGCGCAGCTACAGCCGGTAAGCCAGCGTATCAGCCTGGGATTCTGCTATCTGGCTATCGGCCAGCGCGCCGGGCTCAGTGCCGCCCAGGCTCAGCATATTATGGCGCTGGTGCATCAGTCCGGGCTGGTTGAGCAACTGCCGCTGGAGGAAGGACTGATTTCCCCCAGCGGTGAGATGCTGCCGGGCTGGCGCATTCCGCAATGGAAGCCCGATCGGCAGGCGACGCTCCCCGCGAAGCTCAGCCTGCACTATCATCTGCCGGTAGAACTGCATGCCATGGCTATCCGGCTTCAGCAGCTGCTGGCAGCGCAGGGCTGTCGACTGACTCTGCATTTTCACCCGGCGAAAAACTGGCAGGATTATCCCCTGCTGGCAGAGGCCGATCTGGTGATGGGCGACCGGCTGATTGGCGAGGCACCTGTATTTACCCTGGAAAGCTGGCTGCGGCTGGATCCGCTCTGGCCAGCGATTATCGGCAAGGCACGCTGGCAGAACCTGCTGGCATCGCTAAATGAACTCCAGCAGCGCGGCGACGCGGCCAGCCGGCACGATGCAATGCAGGCGGTATTTCAAAAGCTGATGCACCAGGCCACCATTACGCCGCTATTTAACTATCGCTATCAGGTCAGTGCGCCACCGGACGTCGAGGGGATCCGGCTCAATTCATGGGGCTGGTTTGATTTTTCCCGCGCGTGGATCCCCCCGCCGGTAGACATTGACTGA
- the cof gene encoding HMP-PP phosphatase — protein MVRLAAFDMDGTLLLPTHEFGEQTLLSLRSLQAHPVQLAFATGRHFLEMQPLMQQHDLPAWLISGNGTRVHDAKGSLLFGSDLPPAVARQVIHSHWQTQASLHVFNDDGWFTQFDEPEILDAHQLSGFRYQVTDPRMLAEHQVTKICFLGEHEDLCQLMIQLREALGDSAHLCFSASHCLEVLPLGCNKGSALTRLTGHLQIEMATCMAFGDAMNDLEMLNQVGYGFVMQNAMTQLKAQLPHLPVIGNCATQGVSHYLNHWLNTPHLDYSPEY, from the coding sequence ATGGTTCGCCTTGCTGCATTTGATATGGATGGAACGTTGCTTTTACCGACCCATGAGTTTGGGGAGCAAACCCTGCTAAGCCTCCGATCGCTTCAGGCGCATCCGGTACAGCTGGCCTTCGCTACCGGTCGCCACTTCCTGGAAATGCAGCCACTGATGCAGCAGCACGATCTGCCCGCCTGGTTAATCAGCGGAAACGGAACCCGCGTTCACGATGCAAAGGGGAGCCTGCTTTTCGGCTCCGATCTGCCACCGGCCGTTGCCCGGCAGGTGATCCACAGCCACTGGCAGACTCAGGCCAGCCTGCACGTGTTCAACGACGACGGCTGGTTTACCCAATTTGATGAACCTGAAATTTTAGACGCGCATCAGCTCAGCGGCTTTCGCTATCAGGTTACCGACCCGCGTATGCTGGCGGAGCACCAGGTGACAAAAATCTGCTTTCTTGGCGAACATGAGGATTTGTGCCAGTTAATGATTCAGCTGCGGGAGGCGCTGGGAGACAGCGCTCATCTCTGCTTCTCTGCCAGCCACTGTCTGGAAGTGCTGCCGCTGGGCTGCAACAAGGGCTCGGCGCTGACCCGGCTTACCGGACATCTGCAGATTGAGATGGCAACCTGTATGGCGTTTGGCGATGCGATGAACGATCTGGAAATGCTGAATCAGGTTGGATATGGCTTTGTGATGCAAAATGCGATGACGCAGCTGAAAGCACAGCTGCCGCATTTACCCGTTATTGGAAATTGCGCGACGCAGGGAGTGTCGCATTATCTCAATCACTGGCTTAACACACCACATCTCGACTATTCCCCCGAATACTGA
- a CDS encoding DMT family transporter, which yields MMTMNKNIYRNLLIAGLFTAVALTWGTTWMAMKIAVATVPPVLATGLRFLCAAPLLLLLARYRRAPLLFPVGQRGFQLCVMLFYFAIPFTLMIYGERYTSSSLAAIIFATMPAAVLAASLLFLREKTSLQQLLGLAISLCALSTILWHETQAGGVSQLKGIMALVAAVLIHALMYVQCKKRCAGISVLSYNALPCLGAGVLLTLTGLTESPNFHAFSPEALMAIAYLGFVAGVGGILCYFALQQVARPFQASLVFLVFPLIAIALENMLNGSSISHQSLLLLLPFLMGILLTLYRGARPKEKAAVPTALPR from the coding sequence ATGATGACGATGAACAAAAATATTTACCGCAACCTGCTCATTGCAGGACTCTTTACCGCCGTCGCCCTGACATGGGGGACGACATGGATGGCAATGAAAATCGCTGTCGCCACGGTTCCTCCCGTTTTGGCGACCGGCCTGCGTTTTCTCTGTGCAGCCCCGCTGCTCTTGCTGCTGGCCCGCTATCGCCGCGCTCCGCTGCTGTTCCCCGTCGGGCAGCGCGGTTTCCAGCTCTGCGTGATGCTGTTTTACTTTGCGATTCCGTTCACGCTGATGATCTACGGCGAACGTTACACCTCTTCCAGCCTGGCGGCGATTATCTTCGCCACCATGCCTGCGGCAGTTCTGGCCGCGTCGTTGCTGTTCCTGCGGGAGAAAACCTCACTTCAGCAGCTGCTGGGGCTGGCAATCAGTCTTTGCGCACTGAGCACTATTCTGTGGCATGAAACCCAGGCCGGCGGGGTAAGTCAGCTCAAGGGGATTATGGCGCTGGTGGCTGCGGTGCTGATCCACGCACTGATGTACGTTCAGTGTAAAAAGCGCTGCGCGGGGATTTCCGTCCTGAGCTACAACGCTCTTCCCTGCCTGGGCGCTGGGGTGCTGCTGACGCTGACCGGGCTGACCGAATCACCGAATTTTCACGCATTTTCCCCGGAGGCGCTGATGGCGATCGCTTATCTGGGATTCGTTGCCGGCGTGGGGGGGATCCTGTGTTATTTCGCTCTGCAGCAGGTTGCGCGCCCGTTCCAGGCCTCGCTGGTGTTTCTGGTGTTCCCGCTGATCGCTATCGCGCTGGAGAATATGCTTAACGGTAGCAGCATCAGTCATCAATCATTACTGCTGCTGTTACCTTTCCTGATGGGAATTTTACTGACGCTGTATCGCGGGGCGCGGCCTAAAGAAAAGGCTGCAGTGCCCACCGCGTTACCGCGTTAA
- a CDS encoding Lrp/AsnC family transcriptional regulator → MLQNTLDKKDRMLLSLLQQDCMLSLQALADAVSLTTTPCWKRLKRLEDEGYIRGRVALLDGEKLGLGLTAFVLIKTQQHSSSWFQQFVTLVQAMPEVMGFYRMAGEYDYLLKVQVADMKSYDGFYKRLVNGIPGLIDVTSSFAMEEIKYTTALPVAP, encoded by the coding sequence TTGCTACAAAATACCCTGGATAAAAAAGACCGTATGCTGCTCAGCCTGCTGCAGCAGGACTGCATGCTCTCACTGCAGGCGCTGGCCGATGCGGTGAGTCTGACCACCACGCCCTGCTGGAAGCGCTTGAAAAGGCTTGAGGATGAGGGCTATATTCGCGGCCGGGTGGCGCTGCTTGACGGTGAAAAGCTGGGGCTGGGCCTGACGGCGTTTGTCCTGATAAAAACTCAGCAGCACAGCAGCAGCTGGTTTCAACAGTTCGTGACGTTAGTGCAGGCGATGCCTGAGGTGATGGGTTTTTACCGCATGGCGGGCGAATATGATTACCTGCTGAAGGTGCAGGTGGCCGATATGAAAAGCTACGATGGCTTTTACAAACGGCTGGTTAACGGTATTCCAGGCCTGATCGATGTCACTTCGAGTTTTGCCATGGAAGAGATAAAATACACTACCGCTCTGCCGGTTGCCCCCTGA